One Tessaracoccus lacteus DNA window includes the following coding sequences:
- a CDS encoding LCP family protein, with protein MPSAQPAAAQSLQTRRAFGYVLMSAVLPGSVQLFAGSRRVGRIATRVYLAALAVVVLLALGLVVLRGATVGFLLTPAVAVFFKVALWVLFLGWVALLLDSWRLARPINLLRRPRFGLTVTTLVLALAVGAVTSVAANAFTGVANVGDLLAGGGDAEQKAGRYNVLLLGADASDDRVGLRPDSINVASVDAETGRTVLFGLPRNMQKVPFPESSPLHALYPDGFVCDDGECMLNGVYTLGVEHKDLYPDADDPGLQAVKEAVSETLGLDLNYYALVDMAGFQSLIDAMGGITLDISKDIPIGGVGSRIYGYIKAGEDVHLDGFHALWFARSRAESSDYERMARQKCVMSAMVQQLDPMTVATKFTELSEAGKNLLKTDVGRGEVYQLAELALAAKGTRIASVNFSPPLITTADPDFALIRSTVQDKIAHAEELDEKAAAKAAAGASPSPTAGPSEAEPEGDQTAESTPEATPSASADPEVNKDTFTDTEDLEAVCSVSS; from the coding sequence GTGCCTTCTGCCCAGCCCGCCGCGGCGCAGAGCCTGCAGACCCGCCGTGCCTTCGGATACGTCCTCATGTCCGCGGTCCTGCCCGGCTCGGTCCAGCTATTCGCCGGATCCCGCCGCGTCGGCCGCATCGCCACGCGCGTCTACCTCGCCGCCCTGGCCGTCGTCGTGCTCCTCGCGCTCGGGCTGGTCGTGCTGCGCGGCGCCACCGTCGGATTCCTCCTGACGCCCGCCGTCGCGGTCTTCTTCAAGGTCGCACTCTGGGTGCTGTTCCTCGGCTGGGTCGCGCTGCTGCTGGACTCGTGGCGGCTGGCCCGCCCCATCAACCTGCTGCGCCGCCCCCGGTTCGGGCTGACCGTGACGACGCTGGTCCTCGCGCTCGCCGTCGGGGCCGTCACCTCCGTGGCAGCCAACGCCTTCACCGGGGTCGCCAACGTCGGCGACCTGCTGGCGGGCGGCGGCGACGCTGAGCAGAAGGCCGGCCGCTACAACGTCCTGCTGCTGGGCGCCGACGCCTCCGACGACCGGGTCGGGCTGCGCCCCGACTCGATCAATGTCGCCTCGGTCGACGCCGAGACGGGCCGCACCGTGCTGTTCGGGCTCCCGCGCAACATGCAGAAGGTGCCCTTCCCCGAGTCCTCCCCGCTGCACGCGCTGTACCCGGACGGCTTCGTCTGCGACGACGGCGAGTGCATGCTCAACGGCGTCTACACCTTGGGCGTCGAACACAAGGACCTCTACCCTGACGCCGACGACCCGGGTCTCCAGGCCGTGAAGGAGGCCGTCTCCGAGACGCTCGGCCTCGACCTCAACTACTACGCCCTGGTCGACATGGCCGGCTTCCAGTCGCTGATCGACGCCATGGGCGGCATCACGCTCGACATCTCCAAGGACATCCCCATCGGCGGCGTGGGCTCCAGGATCTACGGCTACATCAAGGCCGGCGAGGACGTGCACCTCGACGGCTTCCACGCCCTATGGTTCGCGAGGTCCCGCGCCGAGAGCAGCGACTACGAACGGATGGCGCGGCAGAAGTGCGTCATGTCGGCCATGGTGCAGCAGCTCGACCCGATGACCGTCGCCACGAAGTTCACCGAGCTCTCCGAGGCTGGCAAGAACCTGCTGAAGACCGACGTGGGACGCGGAGAGGTGTATCAGCTCGCGGAGCTGGCGCTGGCGGCCAAGGGAACCAGGATCGCCTCGGTCAACTTCTCCCCGCCCCTCATCACGACGGCCGACCCGGACTTCGCCCTCATCCGTTCGACGGTGCAGGACAAGATCGCCCACGCCGAGGAGCTCGACGAGAAGGCGGCCGCCAAGGCCGCCGCCGGCGCCAGCCCATCCCCGACGGCCGGGCCGTCGGAGGCGGAGCCGGAGGGTGATCAGACGGCAGAGTCGACCCCCGAGGCGACCCCGAGCGCGTCGGCCGATCCCGAAGTGAACAAGGACACCTTCACAGACACCGAGGATCTGGAGGCCGTCTGCTCGGTCTCCTCGTGA
- a CDS encoding mannose-1-phosphate guanylyltransferase, whose protein sequence is MRYVVIMAGGSGTRLWPLSRQGRPKQLLEIFQGRSLLRLAFERLDGLVDAEHILVCTGRAYAADVAMQLPELAPGNILGEPEGRDSLGAVAWSAAEIARRDPEGVVAMVTADQIIEPVEEFQRSLTTAFEVAESRPQSLVTLGVVPTSAHTGYGYLHRAAAIDGFPGVCEVAEFREKPARDVAEEYLASGEYWWNAGMFVWRAATLLDQLDRLEPEVAATVRAIAAEPERLDELFPTLKRISVDYALMEPASRGATGAQVVSVGLAIAWRDVGGYLSLAETLAHDEHGNAVEGRSVTMDTSGCVLVNTTGRDHVLATIGLTDTLVVATPTATLAARLEDAERVKQLVDEVRTRAGAEFA, encoded by the coding sequence ATGCGTTACGTGGTGATCATGGCCGGCGGCTCGGGAACCCGGTTGTGGCCGCTGTCCAGGCAGGGGCGGCCGAAGCAGCTGCTGGAGATCTTCCAGGGGCGCTCGCTGCTCAGGCTGGCCTTTGAGCGGCTGGACGGGCTGGTCGATGCCGAGCACATTCTCGTGTGTACCGGCCGCGCGTACGCCGCCGACGTCGCGATGCAGCTTCCAGAGCTCGCTCCGGGGAACATCCTGGGTGAGCCGGAGGGCCGGGACTCGCTCGGCGCGGTCGCCTGGTCGGCAGCCGAGATCGCCCGCCGGGACCCCGAGGGTGTCGTCGCGATGGTGACCGCCGATCAGATCATCGAACCCGTTGAGGAGTTCCAGCGCAGCCTGACCACGGCCTTCGAGGTCGCCGAGTCCCGCCCGCAGTCCCTCGTCACACTGGGCGTCGTGCCCACCAGCGCGCATACCGGCTACGGGTACCTGCACCGCGCGGCGGCCATCGACGGGTTCCCGGGTGTCTGCGAGGTGGCGGAGTTCCGGGAGAAGCCCGCCCGCGACGTGGCCGAGGAGTACCTGGCCAGCGGCGAGTACTGGTGGAACGCAGGGATGTTCGTGTGGCGTGCGGCCACGCTGCTCGACCAGCTCGACCGGCTCGAGCCTGAGGTCGCGGCGACCGTCCGCGCCATCGCAGCCGAGCCCGAGCGGCTCGACGAGCTCTTCCCGACGCTGAAGAGGATCTCGGTCGACTACGCGCTGATGGAACCCGCCTCGCGCGGGGCGACCGGTGCGCAGGTCGTGAGCGTCGGCCTGGCCATCGCCTGGCGCGACGTCGGCGGATACCTGTCGCTGGCCGAGACGCTGGCGCACGACGAGCACGGCAATGCCGTCGAGGGGCGCAGCGTCACCATGGACACGAGCGGGTGCGTGCTGGTCAACACCACCGGCCGCGACCACGTGCTCGCCACCATCGGGTTGACGGACACGCTGGTCGTCGCGACGCCCACCGCCACTCTCGCGGCCCGCCTGGAGGACGCAGAGCGGGTCAAGCAGCTGGTCGATGAGGTGCGAACCCGGGCGGGGGCAGAATTCGCGTAG
- a CDS encoding glycosyltransferase family 2 protein, whose amino-acid sequence MPVRNEEKHLRAAVQRVLDQHYEGDLEILLAVAPSTDLTREIAEGLADEDSRVVVLDNPAGVTPAGLNVAIAAARHPVIVRVDGHGELSPGYIGRAVALLEETGAANVGGLMDAQGTTPLSEAIAAGYNSPLGLGGGGFHLAETPAGPADTVFLGVFRADVLREIGGFDESLHRAQDWELNYRLRRAGHLVYFSPDLQVVYRPRDSVSALARQFYRTGQWRREVIRRHPDTASLRYLAPPLTVVGTGGGLVLGLLGLVLRSRVLTAALIAPAVYVAFVGAATASLGQLRPAARLRMPLVLTIMHLAWGAGFIHGRPTGA is encoded by the coding sequence ATGCCGGTTCGCAACGAGGAGAAGCACCTGCGGGCCGCCGTGCAGCGGGTCCTTGACCAGCACTACGAGGGCGACCTCGAGATCCTGCTCGCCGTCGCGCCCAGCACCGACCTGACCCGCGAGATCGCCGAGGGGCTTGCCGACGAGGATTCCCGCGTCGTGGTCCTCGACAACCCGGCCGGCGTCACCCCCGCGGGCCTGAACGTCGCGATCGCCGCGGCCCGCCATCCCGTGATCGTCCGCGTCGACGGGCACGGGGAGCTCAGCCCCGGCTACATCGGCCGGGCCGTCGCCCTGCTGGAGGAGACCGGCGCGGCGAACGTCGGCGGGCTGATGGACGCACAGGGGACCACGCCGCTGTCCGAGGCCATCGCGGCCGGGTACAACTCGCCGCTCGGGCTCGGCGGCGGCGGCTTCCACCTGGCCGAGACCCCGGCCGGGCCGGCCGACACCGTCTTCCTCGGCGTGTTCCGCGCCGACGTGCTCAGGGAGATCGGCGGCTTCGACGAGTCTCTGCACAGGGCGCAGGACTGGGAACTCAACTACCGGCTGCGTCGGGCCGGACACCTCGTCTACTTCTCCCCAGACCTGCAGGTCGTCTACCGTCCGCGCGACAGCGTCTCGGCACTGGCGCGGCAGTTCTACCGGACCGGCCAGTGGCGCCGCGAGGTCATCCGCCGCCATCCCGACACGGCCTCCCTGCGCTACCTCGCGCCCCCGCTCACGGTCGTCGGGACGGGAGGGGGGCTGGTGCTCGGCCTGCTCGGGCTGGTGCTGCGCAGCCGGGTGCTGACCGCGGCGCTGATCGCGCCGGCCGTCTATGTCGCCTTCGTCGGAGCCGCCACGGCGAGCCTGGGGCAGCTCCGCCCTGCGGCGCGCCTACGGATGCCGCTCGTCCTGACGATCATGCATCTGGCCTGGGGGGCCGGGTTCATCCATGGCCGGCCGACCGGCGCCTGA
- a CDS encoding TIGR03089 family protein — MFIHALADRVRRSGGSPLLTCYDAADDSRIELSATTFANWVDKTANLIVDLGHEDGEPIDIALATTHPGHWVTYVWIAAAWQRGCPVMDGTGDTSLLVVGPHDTGRAPTTVMCSLHPLGRALAEAPAGVVDYVEVFGQPDLHDEAIGLGEAMWSDRPIGRVTPSDERLLIADPAPGWQTAATALVAPVLGGGSTVLASGYDAGALDLISVSERARVL; from the coding sequence ATGTTCATCCATGCCCTTGCCGACCGGGTGCGCCGGAGCGGCGGCTCGCCGCTGCTGACGTGCTACGACGCCGCCGACGACTCGCGCATCGAGCTGAGCGCCACGACGTTTGCGAACTGGGTGGACAAGACGGCGAATCTCATCGTCGACCTCGGCCACGAGGACGGCGAGCCGATCGACATCGCGCTGGCCACGACGCACCCCGGGCACTGGGTGACGTACGTGTGGATCGCCGCAGCCTGGCAGCGCGGCTGCCCGGTCATGGACGGCACCGGCGACACGAGCCTGCTCGTCGTCGGCCCCCACGACACCGGTCGGGCGCCCACGACCGTGATGTGCTCACTGCACCCGTTGGGCCGCGCGCTGGCCGAGGCGCCGGCAGGTGTCGTCGACTACGTGGAGGTGTTCGGGCAGCCGGACCTGCACGACGAGGCGATCGGGCTCGGCGAGGCCATGTGGTCAGACAGGCCGATCGGCCGCGTGACCCCCAGCGACGAGCGGCTGCTGATCGCTGACCCTGCACCCGGCTGGCAGACGGCGGCGACGGCGCTGGTCGCGCCGGTGCTCGGCGGCGGGTCGACGGTGCTCGCCTCCGGATACGACGCGGGCGCACTCGACCTGATCTCCGTCAGTGAGCGCGCCCGCGTCCTGTAG
- a CDS encoding glycosyltransferase family 2 protein, which yields MSDEPLHGHLEDDLWSWIDQDDTADDAPDIDPSAVTAVMVVHDAAEFLPRQLVALAGLNPRPGRLVAVDTGSQDSSGDLLRKALGEGILDDVLTVDRDVTFGEAVRLGLGDDEPEWVWLLHDDSTPRRGTLNCLLEGAKQADVVVPKLLQPKRRNYRETLSEVGQAITRGGERVPLVEEGDIDQGQTDARDVLGASTAGLLVRGETWRELGGIAPEVARHRDGVDFCWRANAVGFRVLTWPAGSLHHLRAGHTGLRHESRHPHLDDRLAALRIAGSRGASTFGLGAASLLRSAGFLLAKAPGFARAELGAFRRYRDTADETASLAARLPEEDLTPEELLPSRFWPVQHAFDRFGSAVSERYKDLTDTTEADTSLDELTSDDELTASVGRGFHVSPVAVLIVVLLVAAGVAARSLLGGGPISGGGLLAAPASLAAAWQAYLTGTAPWLGFAAFSALGGFGSPGWFTFLAVILVPMLSGISALALLRHLRVALPVAAAAGGAWAGATILLGLVNAGDVSGMVLAVTAPILARAVHAVVIDEDTGAEGLRAPASAAFWLIVVSVVWPVALPLFTVVAVVWAVRDRERIVSVAIMVVPAWLVFIPWLPTLVRHPGRLLTGVDPLAWPDFPPASYALVVGRILPSGLPLWANIVFFAALGVVALLAISTLSRPAWTRAVVGVAAPLLVGTLLSRLIVEVDGGVARPLLSPWALLVVAALLAPAIWCDREETRIRSRGVLSMSLAGLLAVGVWAVVGFAGPVQSTTSVLPGYVRDVISSNRDSRALLVDLSDASAVSWSVVDARQPRWGSAERNPTGSFADQFAALAEAIAGANPPSDLADRFRELGVSHLWVRGFDQDHRAALDNLESLVSAAADDSSAVWTVGGLVSRVTIDSEPITDGQVPPGDEGRELRVADSPDVSWTASVDGQRLTRGTTTTDVSREDVVTLTGVPADGGTLSIEPTPRWWQLALHVVVLLVVATLAAPTLGGATVARRGQS from the coding sequence GTGAGCGACGAACCCCTGCACGGGCATCTCGAGGACGACCTCTGGTCCTGGATCGACCAGGATGACACCGCCGACGACGCCCCCGACATCGACCCGTCCGCAGTGACGGCCGTCATGGTGGTGCACGACGCGGCCGAGTTCCTCCCGCGCCAGCTCGTCGCGCTCGCGGGTCTCAACCCCCGCCCCGGCCGTCTCGTCGCCGTCGACACCGGATCCCAGGACTCGTCCGGGGACCTCCTGCGGAAGGCGCTGGGCGAGGGGATCCTGGACGATGTGCTCACCGTCGACCGCGACGTGACTTTCGGCGAGGCCGTCAGGCTGGGCCTCGGCGACGACGAGCCGGAGTGGGTCTGGCTGCTGCATGACGACTCCACACCCCGCCGCGGCACACTGAACTGCCTTCTCGAGGGGGCGAAGCAGGCCGACGTTGTCGTGCCGAAGCTGCTGCAGCCCAAGCGCCGCAACTACCGCGAGACCCTCTCCGAGGTCGGCCAGGCCATCACGCGAGGCGGCGAGCGCGTCCCGCTCGTCGAGGAAGGTGACATCGACCAGGGGCAGACCGACGCCCGCGACGTGCTGGGCGCCTCCACGGCCGGGCTGCTGGTCCGCGGCGAGACGTGGCGCGAGCTCGGTGGCATCGCCCCCGAGGTTGCGCGGCACCGGGACGGCGTGGACTTCTGCTGGCGTGCCAATGCCGTCGGCTTCCGCGTCCTGACCTGGCCTGCCGGGTCGCTACACCACCTGCGCGCCGGACACACCGGGCTGCGTCACGAGTCACGACATCCGCACCTCGACGACCGCCTGGCCGCGCTGCGCATCGCCGGCTCGCGCGGCGCCTCGACCTTCGGGCTGGGCGCCGCCAGCCTGCTGCGCTCGGCGGGTTTTCTGCTCGCCAAGGCGCCTGGCTTCGCCCGCGCCGAGCTGGGCGCGTTCCGACGCTACCGAGACACGGCCGACGAGACCGCCTCCCTCGCAGCCCGACTGCCGGAGGAGGACCTGACGCCCGAGGAGCTGCTCCCCAGTCGCTTCTGGCCGGTGCAGCACGCGTTCGACAGGTTCGGCAGCGCGGTGTCCGAGCGCTACAAGGACCTCACCGACACCACGGAGGCCGACACCTCCCTCGATGAGCTGACCAGCGACGACGAGCTCACGGCCAGCGTCGGGCGCGGCTTCCACGTCTCGCCGGTCGCCGTGCTCATCGTCGTGCTGCTTGTCGCGGCGGGCGTCGCGGCGCGCAGCCTGCTCGGCGGTGGACCGATCTCCGGCGGCGGGCTGCTGGCGGCGCCCGCGTCGCTGGCCGCGGCCTGGCAGGCCTACCTGACCGGCACCGCACCCTGGCTCGGATTCGCGGCCTTCTCCGCGCTCGGCGGCTTCGGCAGCCCGGGCTGGTTCACCTTCCTGGCCGTGATCCTGGTCCCGATGCTCTCCGGGATCTCCGCGCTCGCTCTGCTGCGGCACCTGCGGGTGGCGCTGCCCGTCGCGGCCGCCGCCGGCGGGGCCTGGGCGGGCGCAACCATCCTGCTCGGGCTTGTCAACGCCGGTGACGTGTCGGGCATGGTGCTCGCCGTCACTGCCCCCATCCTCGCCCGGGCCGTCCACGCGGTCGTGATCGACGAGGACACTGGAGCGGAGGGCCTGCGCGCCCCCGCCAGCGCCGCGTTCTGGCTGATCGTCGTCTCGGTCGTCTGGCCTGTGGCGTTGCCGCTGTTCACCGTCGTCGCCGTCGTGTGGGCCGTGCGCGATCGCGAGCGCATCGTCTCGGTCGCGATCATGGTCGTGCCCGCCTGGCTCGTGTTCATCCCCTGGCTGCCCACGCTGGTGCGCCACCCCGGTCGGCTCCTGACCGGCGTCGACCCGCTGGCGTGGCCGGACTTCCCGCCGGCCTCCTATGCGCTCGTCGTCGGGCGGATCCTGCCGTCCGGCCTCCCGCTGTGGGCCAACATCGTCTTCTTCGCGGCCCTTGGCGTCGTGGCTCTGCTCGCCATCTCGACGCTGAGCAGGCCGGCCTGGACGAGGGCCGTCGTCGGCGTCGCCGCTCCGCTGCTGGTCGGCACGCTGCTGTCGCGCCTCATCGTCGAGGTCGACGGGGGCGTTGCGCGCCCGCTGCTGTCGCCCTGGGCGCTGCTGGTCGTCGCGGCCCTGCTCGCGCCGGCCATCTGGTGTGACCGCGAGGAGACGAGGATCCGCTCCCGCGGCGTGCTGTCGATGTCGCTGGCGGGGCTGCTGGCGGTCGGAGTGTGGGCCGTGGTCGGCTTCGCGGGACCCGTGCAGTCGACGACCAGCGTCCTGCCCGGCTACGTCCGCGACGTCATCTCGTCCAACCGTGACTCCCGTGCGCTGCTCGTCGACCTGAGCGACGCGTCCGCCGTCTCCTGGAGCGTCGTCGACGCCCGCCAGCCGCGTTGGGGGAGCGCCGAGCGCAACCCCACCGGGTCCTTCGCCGACCAGTTCGCAGCCCTCGCCGAGGCCATCGCCGGGGCCAACCCTCCGAGCGACCTGGCGGACAGGTTCCGCGAGCTCGGCGTCTCGCACCTGTGGGTGCGTGGCTTCGACCAGGACCATCGCGCGGCCCTCGACAACCTGGAGTCGCTCGTCTCCGCCGCGGCCGACGACTCCTCGGCCGTGTGGACGGTCGGAGGGCTGGTATCCCGCGTCACGATCGACTCGGAGCCCATCACGGACGGCCAGGTCCCGCCGGGGGACGAGGGACGCGAACTGCGCGTCGCCGACTCGCCGGACGTGTCCTGGACGGCGTCGGTCGACGGACAGCGCCTGACGCGGGGCACGACCACCACCGACGTCAGCCGGGAGGACGTCGTGACGCTCACCGGCGTGCCCGCGGACGGTGGGACGCTCAGCATCGAACCGACTCCGCGCTGGTGGCAGCTCGCGCTGCACGTCGTCGTGCTGCTGGTCGTCGCCACCCTGGCGGCGCCCACGCTCGGCGGCGCCACCGTGGCACGAAGGGGACAGTCATGA
- a CDS encoding WhiB family transcriptional regulator, whose amino-acid sequence MDEGLISLLDDDGAFAWQADALCAQTDPEAFFPEKGGSTREAKRVCESCTVRTECLEYALQQDERFGIWGGLSERERRKLKRAAG is encoded by the coding sequence ATGGATGAGGGTCTGATTTCTCTGCTCGACGACGACGGCGCCTTTGCGTGGCAGGCCGACGCCCTGTGCGCCCAGACCGATCCCGAGGCGTTCTTCCCTGAAAAGGGTGGCTCGACCCGAGAGGCCAAGCGAGTGTGCGAGAGCTGCACCGTGCGCACCGAATGCCTGGAGTACGCCCTCCAACAGGACGAGCGCTTCGGTATCTGGGGTGGTCTCTCCGAGCGGGAGCGCCGCAAGCTCAAGCGCGCCGCGGGCTGA